CATTCGATcctcgctgtgttctgtgtaatTGAGTGATTGTAGATTGCAGCTGTGTagtgttgtgtgtgcgtgtgtttctgCTCTTGTAGAAGATGGTGTGCCACGGGGAACACACCTACCTGTTTGCCCAGTCCATGATGTCAATACTGGCCCAGGAAGAACAAGGAGGCTCGGCAGTGCGCAGGATCGCTCAGGAGGTCCAGAAATCTGCTCATGAAAGGTACCCTGGAGCAAACCAGCGTCACTTCTAGAGAACTTGCAGGCTGTTTGCCTTTGTGTTGTGACCACGTATGAACGATCCCGGATTCGGGTTGTCCTGTTTGCtaaacagagcagcaggaggcGTTTCTCGATGCCGCGGGTGTTAGCGTTGGTGGTAATGATGGCACTGACGGTGACGGTGCTGCTGCTGTTACTTGCAGGGGGCATGATGCCAGCCAGATCACTCTGGCGCTAGGAACAGCCGCTGCCTACCCTCGTGCGTGCCAGGCACTCGGAGCCATGCTGTCCAAAGGAGCCCTGAACCCGGCTGACATCACCGTCCTCTTCAAGATGTTCACCAGCATGGACCCTCCCCCCGTGGAGCTGGTGAGTGCTCCGTGAGAAAGCCTGTTCAATTAAGATCTAcgtgaacatcatttagatcttttatttaatgtcatgtaatccaaagaaactacaaagtgagattgcagaagtctaccggaagccataatagtagtacagtatttcataatagattccgaaatgtcacatttttaaatttgtcagtttcTTGTTATGGAAATCTActaagcggtgtgtaattcaatatgttaacgtaacgttgtTCTgcgggtttcatttgactttatgaagcaaaatttctTCTTTCTATAgagtgctgcaaaacttttggccatagctgtacaatgaCGCAGATATAATAAGCTGAGGTCGCTTTAAAACAATCTGCAATTTTAATTTAACTATAGTTCTGTGTTTTCTAGAGCTTGTAATTCCAAGTCCTTGGCTGTGtttttcctgtctgtctgtctcccctTCCTCCACAGATCCGGGTCCCAGCCTTCCTGGATCTCTTCATGCAGTCCCTCTTCAAACCAGGTGCGAAAATCAACCAGGACCACAAGCACAAGTACATCCACATCCTCGCCTACGCAGCCAGTGTGGTGGAGACCTGGAAGAAGGTATGAGTACGCTGAGCAGAGCAGAGAGAACACCTGACGCTACAAACCACTCCATGCTGCAGGGAAAATTGCACCTTTTGTTTTCAGAAGGCACACTAACTTAAATAAGATTCAATTCAGGGCACAAAAGTGTGCCAGAGTTGTTTGTTACTACAGGAAGTTTGAAACAACAGCTTGCAGATTGACTTGAAAACTTTAATCAATAGGGGCCCATTGTCTTAATATTTATATTGGTGAAAATTGGATTTTGAGCACTCTTAATAAATCTGGCCCATTTAAGTTGTATATGATCAAGATAAGTGACTACTTAAATTCTCATGCGTTGCAGTTGGCTGTGGATTCGAACCCTGTgttttttgtctcctttttttttttttttaaagaacaaacgAGTGAACATCAACAAGGACGAGCTGAAGTCCACCTCGAAGGCCATCGAGACGGTCCATAACCTGTGCTGCAATGAGAACAAGGGGGCCACAGAGCTGGTGGCTGAGCTCAGCACACTGTACCAGTGCATCAGGTGAGCTGGACTGTGCCTTCACCTGCAGGGACCCTGCACCGCCTGGGTCAGAGCCCTGTACCGGTGCATCAGGTGAGCCGGGCTGTGCCTTCACCTGCAGGTATCCTGCACTGCCTGGGTCAGAGCCCTGTACCGGTGCATCAGGTGAGCCGGGCTGTGCCTTCACCTGCAGGGACCCTGCACCGCCTGGATCAGAGCCCTGTACCGGTGCATCGGGTGAGCCGGGCTGTGCCTTCACCTGCAGGGACCCTGCACTGCCTGGGTCAGAGGCATGGAGGGTCAGAGCTCCGCTTACCACCTGTGCAGCTCTTCTTTTTACTGAAAGCAGGTCTTCCACTTTTTAACAACTGAAGTTTGGCATCACGTTCAGAAGTTCGCAGCTGTAGGAGTAATAATCTTTGAAGACACTCTGCAATATAGTATGACGTGTCTGGTACACAGtctattgattgattgaatacAGCATTAACTGTCTCTCTGTCGGCAACGTTGTGGTTTTAGGTTCCCAGTGGTGGCGATGGGTGTGTTGAAGTGGGTTGACTGGACAGTTTCTGAGCCTCGCTATTTCCAGCTCCAGACAGACCACACTCCTGTACACTTGGCCTTGCTGGATGAGGTACATCGCAACTGTTTCTTGCAGTTACACACGGGTCACATGTAAACATAAACGGCACGCTATAGGAAAGCATCATTAGAACATATCTCCTTCACACCTACCTGCATGTTCCCCGGCCATTGGATAGGTTGCAGAGAGTGGCCCTTCCTGCTCACTGGACTTGATGCCTTTGGGCTGCTAATCAAAGTGCTGAGCCAGGCCCATGGCGGTGCTCTCGGACATGTTCTGTAATGTTTTCTTCCGCTGCGTCGTTTATAGCCCGCCCTGtgattttatgtttaaatctctTTAACAATCGGGAATCCCTTCTTCCCCAGATCAGTACCTGTCACCAGCTCCTGCACCCCCAGGTCCTGCAGCTCCTCATCAAGCTCTTTGAGACGGAGCACTCTCAGCTCGACGTCATGGAGCAGGTAAGGACCCTCCGTGTACACAGAGTACCGCTCCACAGGGACTCCTCCGGCACCAGTAAGGGCTCAGCTTGCATAGCAGACTGGTGCACCAATAACCTGCAGAACAGAGAGCAGACACtgcatatataataataataataataataataataataataataataataatgaccagaGTGATGTCATTGATCCTCATTGAAGCCCGTTCTGTTGTTGCCAGTGCTTTTTTTCAGTGTGGTGATTGGTAAGCAGCGGGGAGGTTACCAGCTGCTCTGCCTGTGTATTAAAACTGCTCAAGAGAAGCTAATCCTCCAGGAGGCTCTCTATTAATGGAGCGTGTTGGAAACCTTGTGTTTGTGCAGATGGAGCTGAAGAAGACCCTGCTGGACAGGATGGTTCATTTGCTGAGCAGAGGCTACGTTCTGCCGGTGGTCGGCTATATTCGCAAGTGCCTGGAGAAACT
The sequence above is drawn from the Acipenser ruthenus chromosome 29, fAciRut3.2 maternal haplotype, whole genome shotgun sequence genome and encodes:
- the LOC131702037 gene encoding negative elongation factor D-like, coding for MEEDYYHSSAEWNGQDASLDDGYVDGEADGKIQDECMEKFSSRDYIMEPSIFTSLKTYFQAGGSPEHVIQLLSENYTAVAQTVNLLAEWLIQMGVEPAQVQERVENHLKTLLIKHFDPQKADSIFTVEGETPAWLEQMIAHTTWRDLFYKLAEAHPDCLMLNFTVKLISDAGYQGEITSVSTACQQLEVFSRVLRTSLATLLDGGEENLEKNLPEFTKMVCHGEHTYLFAQSMMSILAQEEQGGSAVRRIAQEVQKSAHERGHDASQITLALGTAAAYPRACQALGAMLSKGALNPADITVLFKMFTSMDPPPVELIRVPAFLDLFMQSLFKPGAKINQDHKHKYIHILAYAASVVETWKKNKRVNINKDELKSTSKAIETVHNLCCNENKGATELVAELSTLYQCIRFPVVAMGVLKWVDWTVSEPRYFQLQTDHTPVHLALLDEISTCHQLLHPQVLQLLIKLFETEHSQLDVMEQMELKKTLLDRMVHLLSRGYVLPVVGYIRKCLEKLNTDISLIRYFVTEVLDVIAPPYTSDFVQLFLPILENDSIAGTIKTEGECDAVAEFIAHCKSNFIMMN